In Molothrus aeneus isolate 106 chromosome 11, BPBGC_Maene_1.0, whole genome shotgun sequence, a genomic segment contains:
- the URI1 gene encoding unconventional prefoldin RPB5 interactor 1, translating into MEAPGGGASPLSPALVGRLRREHEKVVTGCQEKIQHWKKVESDYEALQERLQTLPDKLSYDVMVPFGPLAFMPGKLVHTNEITVLLGDNWFSKCSAKQAIELVEHRKKHVRKALDDLQKVMKNFESRAEFTEDLQKMSDAAGEYVDIREEIEDDSIETKGKYRTAHKPHSKPKVSNVFEVDFPANGNDTKPMGRFQSEEELWARLEELERQEEMLGELDRMTDAVEINGAGATSSEDEKEYKDTDVNGTCRAEDCITQGNFHKEFGNSDLFVGHLNGSTYYHSDDEDDRDVGDKSVPTIFFSHTVEPKRVRINTGKNTTLKFSEKKEEAKRKRRNSSGDGHAAPELPNIKTPADIYRFFVDVVNGEYVPRKSILKSRTRENSVCSDTSESSAAEFDDRRGVQRSISCDEATQSDNSEGIFEEEEGEGKQQLPKKLPLSSGTTEAFSGTVIEKEPLSPSLMPHPVLAHPVLPTILERKSEEVLSDATEEPVKRISKFRAARMQQTQ; encoded by the exons GAAGAAGGTGGAGAGTGATTATGAGGCTCTTCAGGAGCGACTCCAGACATTGCCTGACAAGTTGTCCTACGATGTCATG GTACCTTTTGGTCCTCTTGCCTTCATGCCAGGAAAACTTGTCCACACCAATGAGATCACTGTTCTGCTGGGGGACAACTGGTTTTCCAAATGCTCAGCAAAGCAGGCCATTGAGCTGGTTGAGCACAGGAAAAAAC atgtAAGGAAAGCACTGGATGATTTGCAAAAAGTCATGAAGAATTTTGAATCACGAGCTGAATTCACAGAAGATTTGCAGAAAATGAGTGAT GCTGCAGGTGAATATGTTGACATAAGAGAAGAAATTGAAGATGATAGCATTGAAACAAAAG GAAAATACCGAACTGCTCACAAACCTCATTCAAAGCCAAAAGTATCAAATGTTTTTGAGGTAGATTTTCCAGCAAATGGAAATGATACAAAACCAATGGGTCGTTTTCAGTcagaggaggagctgtgggcCCGCTTAGAAGAGCTCGAGAGACAAGAAGAGATGCTTGGTGAACTTGACAG gATGACCGATGCAGTTGAGATAAATGGAGCAGGTGCAACCTCTTCTGAAGATGAGAAGGAGTACAAGGACACAGATGTGAATGGGACCTGTAGGGCAGAGGACTGTATTACTCAGGGCAACTTCCATaaagaatttgggaattcaGACTTGTTTGTGGGCCACCTTAATGGCTCCACTTATTATCACAGTGATGATGAAGATGACAGAGATGTTGGAGATAAATCTGTTCcaactatttttttctctcacacTGTGGAACCTAAAAGG GTAAGaataaacacaggaaaaaatactACTTTGAAATTCAGCgagaagaaagaagaggccAAGCGTAAAAGGAGGAACAGCAGTGGCGATGGCcatgcagctccagagctgcccaaCATCAAAACCCCAGCAGACATTTACCG ATTCTTTGTTGATGTTGTGAATGGAGAATATGTCCCTCGTAAATCAATCCTGAAGTCTCGGACCAGAGAGAACAGTGTTTGCAGCGATACCAGtgagagcagtgctgctgagttTGATGACAGACGAGGAGTTCAGAGGAGTATTAGCTGTGATGAAGCCACTCAGAGTGACAACAGCGAAGGCATCTtcgaggaagaggagggggaggggaagcagcagctacCAAAAAAGCTTCCTCTCTCTTCAGGGACAACTGAG GCATTTTCTGGAACTGTCATAGAAAAGGAGCCTTTGTCTCCCTCCTTAATGCCACACCCAGTCCTGGCTCACCCAGTGCTGCCGACCATTCTGGAGCGCAAATCAGAGGAGGTCTTGTCCGACGCCACAGAAGAACCTGTCAAGAGGATTTCCAAATTCAGAGCTGCCAGGATGCAGCAGACTCAGtag